Proteins encoded by one window of Superficieibacter sp. HKU1:
- the wecA gene encoding UDP-N-acetylglucosamine--undecaprenyl-phosphate N-acetylglucosaminephosphotransferase: MNLLAAAADLISIFLFTTLFLFFARKVAIRVGLVDKPNFRKRHQGLIPLVGGISVFAGICFTFEIINYYIPHASLYLLCAGVLVFVGALDDRFDISVKFRATVQAIVGIVMISVANLHLSSLGYIFGPWELVLGPFGFLLTLFAVWAAINAFNMVDGIDGLLGGLSSVSFGAIGLILWFDGQTSLAMWCFAMIAAILPYILLNLGALGRRYKVFMGDAGSTLIGFTIIWILLETTQGKTHPISPVTALWIIAIPLMDMVAIMYRRLRKGMSPFSPDRQHIHHLIMRAGFTSRQAFVLITLAAALLAAIGVIAEATHIVPEWVMLILFLVAFFLYGYCIKRAWKVARFIKRMKRRARRPGSRNPKLTK, encoded by the coding sequence GTGAATTTACTGGCTGCAGCAGCTGATCTGATCAGTATATTTCTGTTCACTACCTTATTTCTTTTTTTTGCGCGTAAGGTAGCTATAAGAGTCGGGTTGGTGGATAAACCCAACTTCCGCAAGCGGCATCAGGGGTTGATCCCGTTAGTGGGGGGCATCTCTGTTTTTGCCGGTATCTGTTTCACCTTCGAAATTATTAATTACTATATTCCGCATGCCTCGCTTTATCTGTTGTGTGCTGGCGTACTGGTTTTCGTCGGTGCGCTGGATGACAGATTCGATATCAGTGTTAAATTTCGTGCAACGGTACAGGCCATCGTCGGTATCGTAATGATAAGCGTGGCTAATCTTCATCTGAGTAGCCTGGGTTATATTTTCGGCCCGTGGGAGCTGGTTCTCGGTCCCTTTGGTTTTCTTCTTACGCTGTTTGCCGTCTGGGCGGCAATTAATGCCTTTAACATGGTTGATGGCATCGACGGACTGCTGGGCGGGTTGTCCAGCGTCTCGTTCGGGGCCATTGGCCTGATCCTGTGGTTTGATGGGCAAACCAGCCTGGCGATGTGGTGTTTTGCTATGATTGCCGCCATCCTGCCTTACATCCTGCTGAATCTGGGGGCGCTGGGCCGCCGTTATAAAGTCTTTATGGGCGATGCGGGAAGCACGCTGATTGGCTTTACGATTATCTGGATACTATTGGAAACCACCCAGGGCAAAACGCATCCTATCAGCCCGGTGACTGCACTGTGGATCATCGCTATTCCCCTGATGGATATGGTGGCAATTATGTACCGCCGCCTGCGTAAAGGTATGAGCCCTTTCTCACCTGACCGTCAGCACATCCACCATCTTATTATGCGTGCCGGTTTTACTTCTCGTCAGGCTTTTGTTCTTATTACGCTTGCCGCTGCGCTGCTGGCCGCCATTGGGGTGATTGCTGAAGCGACGCATATTGTTCCAGAATGGGTCATGCTGATACTCTTTTTGGTCGCCTTTTTCCTGTATGGCTACTGTATCAAGCGGGCCTGGAAAGTGGCGCGTTTTATTAAACGCATGAAGCGTAGAGCGCGTCGGCCTGGTAGTCGTAACCCAAAATTAACCAAATAA
- the rho gene encoding transcription termination factor Rho, whose protein sequence is MNLTELKNTPVSELITLGENMGLENQARMRKQDIIFAILKQHAKSGEDIFGDGVLEILQDGFGFLRSADSSYLAGPDDIYVSPSQIRRFNLRTGDTISGKIRPPKEGERYFALLKVNEVNYDKPENARNKILFENLTPLHANSRLRMERGNGSTEDLTARVLDLASPIGRGQRGLIVAPPKAGKTMLLQNIAQSIAYNHPDCVLMVLLIDERPEEVTEMQRLVKGEVVASTFDEPASRHVQVAEMVIEKAKRLVEHKKDVIILLDSITRLARAYNTVVPASGKVLTGGVDANALHRPKRFFGAARNVEEGGSLTIIATALVDTGSKMDEVIYEEFKGTGNMELHLARKIAEKRVFPAIDYNRSGTRKEELLTTQEELQKMWILRKIIHPMGEIDAMEFLINKLAMTKTNDDFFDMMKRS, encoded by the coding sequence ATGAATCTTACCGAATTAAAGAATACGCCGGTTTCTGAGCTGATTACTCTCGGCGAAAATATGGGACTGGAAAACCAGGCTCGTATGCGCAAGCAGGACATTATTTTTGCCATCCTGAAGCAGCATGCTAAGAGTGGCGAAGATATCTTTGGTGACGGTGTACTGGAGATATTGCAGGACGGATTTGGTTTCCTCCGCTCCGCAGACAGCTCCTACCTCGCCGGTCCTGATGACATCTACGTTTCCCCTAGCCAAATCCGCCGTTTCAACCTCCGCACTGGTGATACCATCTCTGGTAAGATTCGCCCGCCGAAAGAAGGCGAACGTTACTTTGCGCTGTTGAAAGTCAATGAAGTTAACTACGACAAACCAGAAAACGCGCGTAATAAGATCCTCTTCGAGAACTTAACGCCGCTGCATGCGAACTCTCGCCTGCGTATGGAACGTGGTAACGGCTCTACCGAAGACTTAACGGCTCGCGTACTGGATCTGGCTTCGCCGATCGGTCGCGGTCAGCGTGGCCTGATTGTGGCACCGCCGAAAGCCGGTAAAACCATGCTGCTGCAAAATATCGCGCAGAGCATCGCGTATAACCATCCTGACTGCGTGCTGATGGTACTGCTGATTGACGAACGTCCGGAAGAAGTGACCGAGATGCAGCGTCTGGTAAAAGGTGAAGTTGTGGCTTCTACCTTTGACGAACCGGCATCCCGCCACGTTCAGGTTGCAGAAATGGTGATCGAGAAGGCCAAGCGCCTGGTTGAGCATAAGAAAGACGTGATCATTCTGCTCGACTCCATCACCCGTCTGGCGCGTGCCTATAACACCGTAGTGCCGGCATCAGGTAAAGTCCTGACCGGTGGTGTGGACGCTAACGCCCTGCACCGTCCGAAGCGCTTCTTCGGCGCGGCGCGTAACGTGGAAGAGGGCGGCAGCCTGACCATCATCGCAACGGCGCTGGTCGATACCGGCTCTAAAATGGATGAGGTCATCTACGAAGAGTTTAAAGGCACCGGTAACATGGAACTGCATCTGGCCCGTAAGATCGCTGAAAAACGCGTCTTCCCGGCTATCGATTACAACCGTTCCGGTACCCGTAAAGAAGAGCTGCTCACCACTCAGGAAGAGCTGCAGAAAATGTGGATCCTGCGCAAAATCATTCACCCGATGGGCGAAATCGACGCAATGGAATTCCTCATCAATAAACTGGCAATGACCAAAACCAACGACGACTTCTTCGACATGATGAAACGCTCGTAA
- the rhlB gene encoding ATP-dependent RNA helicase RhlB — MSKTHLTEQKFSDFALHPKVIEALETKGFHNCTPIQALALPLTLAGRDVAGQAQTGTGKTMAFLTSTFHYLLSHPAIDGRQVNQPRALIMAPTRELAVQIHADAEPLAQTTGLKLGLAYGGDGYDKQLKVLESGVDILIGTTGRLIDYAKQNHINLGAIQVVVLDEADRMYDLGFIKDIRWLFRRMPATNQRLNMLFSATLSYRVRELAFEQMNNAEYVEVEPEQKTGHRIKEELFYPSNDEKMRLLQTLIEEEWPDRAIVFANTKHRCEDIWGHLAADGHRVGLLTGDVAQKKRLRILDEFTRGDLDILVATDVAARGLHIPAVTHVFNYDMPDDCEDYVHRIGRTGRAGASGHSISLACEEYALNVPAIETYIGHSIPVSKYNPDALMTDLPRPLRLTRPRPGNGPRRNGAPRNRRRPG, encoded by the coding sequence ATGAGCAAAACACATTTAACAGAACAGAAGTTTTCCGACTTCGCCCTGCACCCTAAGGTGATTGAAGCCCTTGAAACTAAAGGGTTTCATAACTGCACGCCCATTCAGGCACTCGCCCTCCCGCTAACGCTGGCAGGTCGTGATGTTGCAGGGCAGGCGCAAACCGGTACCGGGAAAACGATGGCGTTTCTGACGTCAACGTTTCATTATCTCCTTTCTCATCCGGCGATCGACGGTCGTCAGGTGAACCAACCGCGCGCATTAATTATGGCTCCGACCCGCGAACTGGCGGTGCAGATCCATGCTGATGCAGAGCCGCTGGCGCAAACGACCGGCCTGAAATTGGGTCTGGCTTACGGCGGCGACGGCTACGACAAACAGCTTAAAGTGCTGGAAAGCGGCGTTGATATTCTGATCGGCACCACCGGTCGCCTGATCGACTACGCCAAACAAAACCATATTAACCTGGGCGCGATTCAGGTCGTTGTACTGGACGAAGCCGATCGTATGTACGATCTGGGCTTCATTAAAGATATCCGTTGGCTGTTCCGCCGTATGCCGGCCACCAACCAGCGCCTGAATATGCTGTTCTCCGCCACCCTGTCTTATCGCGTACGCGAACTGGCGTTTGAGCAGATGAACAACGCCGAATACGTTGAGGTCGAACCGGAACAAAAAACCGGCCACCGTATTAAAGAAGAGCTGTTCTACCCGTCCAACGACGAAAAAATGCGCCTGCTGCAAACGCTCATTGAAGAAGAGTGGCCGGACCGCGCGATTGTTTTCGCTAACACCAAACATCGCTGTGAAGATATCTGGGGCCATCTGGCCGCTGATGGGCACCGTGTTGGGCTGCTTACCGGCGACGTGGCGCAGAAAAAACGCCTGCGTATTCTTGATGAGTTCACCCGTGGCGATCTCGACATTCTGGTCGCCACTGACGTTGCTGCGCGTGGCCTGCACATTCCTGCCGTCACTCATGTCTTCAACTATGACATGCCGGATGACTGCGAAGACTACGTACACCGCATTGGTCGTACTGGTCGCGCAGGCGCAAGCGGTCACTCTATCAGCCTGGCCTGTGAAGAGTACGCCCTGAACGTGCCGGCGATTGAAACCTACATCGGGCATTCCATTCCGGTAAGCAAATACAATCCGGATGCATTAATGACCGATCTGCCAAGACCGCTGCGCCTGACGCGCCCGCGTCCTGGCAACGGACCGCGTCGTAATGGCGCACCGCGTAACCGTCGTCGTCCGGGTTAA
- the trxA gene encoding thioredoxin TrxA, whose protein sequence is MSDKIIHLTDDSFDTDVLKAEGLVLVDFWAEWCGPCKMIAPILDEIADEYQGKLTIAKLNIDQNPGTAPKYGIRGIPTLLLFKNGEVAATKVGALSKGQLKEFLDANLA, encoded by the coding sequence ATGAGCGATAAAATTATTCACCTGACTGACGACAGTTTTGACACGGATGTACTCAAAGCAGAAGGATTGGTTCTCGTTGATTTCTGGGCAGAGTGGTGCGGTCCGTGTAAAATGATTGCTCCGATTCTGGATGAAATCGCTGATGAATATCAGGGCAAACTGACGATTGCCAAGCTGAACATCGACCAGAATCCAGGCACTGCGCCGAAATACGGCATCCGCGGCATCCCGACGCTGCTGCTGTTCAAAAACGGTGAAGTGGCGGCGACCAAAGTGGGCGCGCTGTCCAAAGGCCAGTTGAAAGAGTTCCTGGACGCTAACTTAGCGTAA